Sequence from the Thermococcus sp. CX2 genome:
TTCTTATTATGTACGCGGTTCTCGCCATCTGGTGGCTTCTCACTGAAGACTTTGAGATATCCCACAAGAGTGAGACAACCACCAAGGTCAACGTCTGGAAGATGAAGTTCACATGGGTGCTCGGTTTCACATTTTTCCCAGCACTGTGGGTCATATTCACCATCGTGGGTTTCTCAGCTTCCCTCGGTTACAACATGGGGTGGACTAAGGATCACGTGGCAACACTCAGCACGAGCCTCAACATATCCAAGGCCCTCTGGTCAATAGGCATGGGCTACATCGGCTACATGCTCTCAAGGAAGAACCCAACCGCCAGGGGACTCTTCAAGGCCATCGTCCAGGTCATGATATTTTCCTATGCTGTCTCCTTCATAGGACTTGCCATCTACGCCAAGGCCATGCTCGACGGCAACTACACCCTAGCGCTCGCCTCTGTTGTCCTCATTGGGGCCCTCCAAGGAACTGGCCCGGCGTTCTGGACGAGCGCCCCGGCGACATATCCAAAGAGCATCTTCCCGAAGGCCTCGTTCGCCCTCGGGCTAATCTCCAACTCGGCCAACGCGGTGGCACCGACCGTTACGGATATACTCGCAAGGCAGAGCACCGCACTGGCCCTAGGGGAGCTGGCCTTAATGCCGCTCCTCGGAATCCTGACCCTTATAGCAGTCTCAAGAATGAAGCTCCCCGTGGAGGAGCTGGGCAATGCGGCCTAAAACGGTTGTCTTTTCCTTCTTTTTAATTCTCTCGGCGTATTTCTACGGCCTGGCCGCTATAAGCGTTGGAGAGAAATACACATTCTGGGGCTTTATGATAATCGCAACAATTCATCTGGCCTTTTCCTACGGTATCAAAAAAGGCCATGAGCTCATCGTGGACGTCTCCCCGCACATAGCGCTTCTCGACTTCCTCTTTGGCCTCCTGTGGGTTCTCATCGGTCTGTCAGTTCCAGCGGTAAGCTTAACGCTGCTCTCAGCACTGGCGCTTTTCATACTGCTGGATGAGGAGGTCAGAATGGAGCTGAAGAGCTGAACAACACTTCTGCCTGTGCATCCTGAGACTGTCGTCTCAGTCCCCCGGCTCCGGCGAATGAAGGTTGATCAAAGAGTTATCTTCTCAAACTCGCGAGTTTAACGTGAGCTTGACTTAAAGCTAGCGAATGAAGAGTCCTGCGAAGTTCCTTCAGCTTCGCTGGAGGGGCTAAGACAACAGTCTCAGAACGCGAAGGTGAACAACATTTGCCTTCGCATGTTGAGACTTTCGTCTCAACACGTCGGGAAGAGTCTGCTTTTCTTTTTGACGCCCTTCGGGTGTCATACCGTGAGAGACTCATCGAAAATGGCCAGTTAACAAAGAAATCCGCTTAAACTCTGTCACTTGAGCAAGTGCACTCTCAAAAGCCAGTATTTCAAAAGCAGTCAGAAGTTTTCCACCATCCGTCAGGATGCTTGAGCGTTAGCGAAAGCGGCGCTTTGCGAAGCAAAGGGCTGTAATGGTGCGGTGGCCGGGATTTGAACCCGGGTCACCGGCTTGGAAGGCCGGTGTCCTAGACCAGGCTAGACTACCACCGCACTGAGAGAAAGTGGTGGGGCGAGGGGGATTTGAACCCCCGACACCCGGATCTTCAGTCCGGCGCTCTCCCAGGCTAAGCTACCGCCCCATGCCCAAAGATAAGGGGCAAACCGGGATTTATAAATCTTGCGGTGAGCGTCGAGGTGCTCACTACACACCAAGTTAAGTGAAAAGAACAGAGAAAGGTGGTCTAAATCTTCGGCTCCACCGCGTAGACAGTCCTGTCCTCGCCGATGGCCTCGATAAGACCGCGGTGCCTCCTCACGCAGCTCTCACACTCACCACAGTGTATTGGCTTCCCATCATCGGTGAAGCCCTTCGGCATGTAGCAAGAGTTAGAGTACTCGTATTTGGCATCGAGCTCCTTCAAAAGCCTCGCTATGCCCTTCTTGTCGAGTTCGATGAGCGGGGCGACAACTTTAACCTTCGCCATGGTGCCGTACTTCAGCATCTCGTTCATCCTCTCGACGAACTCCGGCGTGTTGTCTGGGAAGGTCGCTCCCTCCTCGGCGTTGAAGCCAACTATTATGTCCCCGCCGCCGAGGGCGTCCAAAAGCGATGCTGCAACGCTTATGAGGACGACGTTTCTAGCCGGAACCCAGACGCTTTTGGCTGTTTCTTGGGCAACGCTTATATCCTCGAGCTCCTCGGCGGTAACCTTTGGCGTCTCACCGCCGACGAGCGTTGTCCCCCTGAGCTTCGAGAACTCCTCGAGGAAGTCAAGGCGGACTACCTTGAGCGGAACGTTGAGTTCTTTGGAGAAAAACTCAGCAACCCTGTTCGTAACCTTCTCCTCGTTGCTGCCGTAGTTTGCGGTGAGCATTATCACCTCGTCGTAGTTCTTCTTCGCCCAGTAGAGGCAGGCCGTCGAGTCGAGCCCACCGCTGAAGAGAACGACCGCGCGCTTCATGTTATCACCCTCTCTTTTTGATTCAAAAGTGATGTTGGGGTTAAAAACCTACTCCATGGCCAGGCCCACTATCTCCTCCACGCTCCCGAAGCCTTCCTCCTCAAGGTATCTCTCAATGCCTGCGTTTATCTCCCTGAAAACTCCCCAGCCGCGAAGGGAAACCGCAGTTCCTATCTGGAGCGCGCTCGCCCCTGCCAAGAGGAACTCCACGGCATCCTGCCAGGTTGTTATTCCCCCGATTCCAATGACCGGAATGTCGAGGACTTTTGCAAGGTCATACACAGCCCTCAGGGCGACGGGCTTGACACCCGGCCCGGAGTAGCCGCCGACTCGGTTGCTCAGTATTGGCCTTCTCGCGTAGACGTCTATGGCTATAGCCTTGAGGGTGTTTATGGCCGAGACCGCATCTGCTCCAGCCCTTTCAGCGGCAAGTCCGAGCTTTGTGATATCATCAATGTTAGGAGTGAGCTTCGCTATTACTGGCTTATCCGTCGCGTCCTTTACTGCTTTGACGACCTCATAGACCATCTCCGGCCTCTGACCTATCTCCATGCCGTAGCCCTTCGCATGGGGGCAGCTAAGGTTGAGCTCGAAAGCATCTGCCACGTCGCTCAGCTTTTCAGCGAGAAAGGCGAACTCCTCCGGTGTTCCGCCGAATATCGAGACTATTAGTGGAAAGTCAAAGGTGTAGCCTTCGACCATCTCCAGAAAGCCATTCCAGCCGGGATTCGGCAGTCCCATCGCGTTTATCAGTCCATAGGGGAGCTCCACGATAGTGGGGTTGTCGTAGCCATTTCTCGGCTCGATTCCTATCGACTTTGTAACAACTCCGCCCGCTCCTTCGCGGTGGGCTCTTATCCACTGTTCAGGCGTCTTGTCGTTTATGCCGGAGGCAAGAATGAGCGGGTTATCAAGCTTAATCCCGGCAACCTCAACTTCAAGTTTGGCCACCTTTAACACCTCAAAGGCAAAAGATTCGGTTGGCTATTAAGGTTTTTGTCATCAGCCTTAAAAAAGAGTGGATTTCTAACGGCGGCGGGCGCGCCCGGGGGTGGGAACCCTCCACCGCTCCCTTCCACCGGGGCTCGCTCACCCCCGCTACCCCACGAGCGCCGAACGTCCCGCCTACCGCTGCTCCCTTCCGGGCCTGGCGGGGTTCGGCGGGCAAAGGGCGTTAGCGGAGCCCTCCAGCTCCGCCCCGCCCACCGCCGGCCCCGTGGGACGAGGGCTCATCGTTGTGCCCCGGCTTCCGGGGACGGCTTTGGGAACCGCCCCCCGGGCTTCGGCCCCGGCATATCGACGGTTTCCGGTTACAGGGGACGCCGAACCCCCCGGCCTAGCCCGCCGCCAAGTAAGGTAAACTACCCGGATATATAAAGGTTTGGTGAATCAAAAGTGCTCATCCATGAACATTTATGTCTCCTAAACCAAAGGTGAATAACCTTACTGTTAAAAAATACTCATAAATAGACATAATCTATTAACACCTAGGTGAATTACCATGCGCCTTAAAGAACATCCTGTTCTCCGCTTTGAGCGTGGCAGAGAGGTCACGATATATTTTGATGGCCAACCGATCAAGGCCTACGAGGGCGAAACCATTGCAACCGCTCTGCACGCCGCTGGAATAAGGATACTGAACTATTCGGCAAATAATCAACGTCCCAGGGGGCTTTTCTGCGCTATAGGAAAGTGTTCCTCCTGTCTAATGGTCGTAAATGGAATACCGAACGTCAGGACGTGCATAACCCTTGTCGAGGACGGCATGGTCATTGAGCGCCAGAGGGGAAAAGCTGAACTCCCAAAAAACGCAAAGCCGCCAGAGTGGAAGGACGCCAAGGTCGTGAAGGCAGACATCGTCATCATCGGAGGGGGGCCAGCCGGACTGATGGCGGCAATCCATGCGGCCGATGCCGGTGCCAAAGTTATCCTGCTTGAGGAGAATCCAATGCTCGGCGGCCAGCTGGTCAAGCAGACCCACAAGTTCTTTGGCAAGAGAGAGCAGTTCGCTGGCGTTAGGGGTGTCGAGATAGCGAAGATTCTGGAGGA
This genomic interval carries:
- a CDS encoding MFS transporter, giving the protein MDKRWKSVLLDTLVMTAGFGTLSMMAVAKPDVMAHFGIDANTYEWQHIAYVFGLFIAFLLGHTKIYEGSFKRSVAIALSWAAITQALIPLAPNWYVVVFLRFIQGFVVTLVPLFSTQIAHFFVAERPFAKGIILSGIFWGGVFGSMSAKYAVEALGWKGGFWSTVLIMYAVLAIWWLLTEDFEISHKSETTTKVNVWKMKFTWVLGFTFFPALWVIFTIVGFSASLGYNMGWTKDHVATLSTSLNISKALWSIGMGYIGYMLSRKNPTARGLFKAIVQVMIFSYAVSFIGLAIYAKAMLDGNYTLALASVVLIGALQGTGPAFWTSAPATYPKSIFPKASFALGLISNSANAVAPTVTDILARQSTALALGELALMPLLGILTLIAVSRMKLPVEELGNAA
- the queC gene encoding 7-cyano-7-deazaguanine synthase QueC, whose protein sequence is MKRAVVLFSGGLDSTACLYWAKKNYDEVIMLTANYGSNEEKVTNRVAEFFSKELNVPLKVVRLDFLEEFSKLRGTTLVGGETPKVTAEELEDISVAQETAKSVWVPARNVVLISVAASLLDALGGGDIIVGFNAEEGATFPDNTPEFVERMNEMLKYGTMAKVKVVAPLIELDKKGIARLLKELDAKYEYSNSCYMPKGFTDDGKPIHCGECESCVRRHRGLIEAIGEDRTVYAVEPKI
- a CDS encoding dihydroorotate dehydrogenase, which translates into the protein MAKLEVEVAGIKLDNPLILASGINDKTPEQWIRAHREGAGGVVTKSIGIEPRNGYDNPTIVELPYGLINAMGLPNPGWNGFLEMVEGYTFDFPLIVSIFGGTPEEFAFLAEKLSDVADAFELNLSCPHAKGYGMEIGQRPEMVYEVVKAVKDATDKPVIAKLTPNIDDITKLGLAAERAGADAVSAINTLKAIAIDVYARRPILSNRVGGYSGPGVKPVALRAVYDLAKVLDIPVIGIGGITTWQDAVEFLLAGASALQIGTAVSLRGWGVFREINAGIERYLEEEGFGSVEEIVGLAME